Part of the Candidatus Methylomirabilota bacterium genome, CTGATCACCTCGAGGAGGCATGAACGGGACATGCGCGCGATGTATGCGCCCTGGGCAAGCCCCAGCACCACCGCGGGGCCAATCACCATCTGGAAGTTCTGCCAGGGGTCCTCCCAGAAATGCACGATGATGAAGGGCGCCTTGTAGCCGAACCAGAAGAGCAGAGCGAGCACGATGAGCATGCCCAGCCAGAACCCCGGGATGGCGATGAAGAGGATGGACAGCGCGCGCGCGAGGCCGTCGGGGATGCTGTTGGGCTTGAACGCGCTGAGGATCCCGACGGGCAGGCCGACGAGCCAGGACACGAGGAGGGCGAGCACCCCGATCTCGGCGCTGATGGGGCCGCGATGCGCGATCAGGTCGGCGACGGTATCACCGCGGAAGAAGGACTTGCCGAGCCGGCCGGCGCCGATGTCGACGAGCCAGTGGCCGTACTGGATGGGCAGGGGGTCGCTGAGCCCGAGATCGGCCATGATGCGAACGCGGTCCTCGGGCTTCATCTGGGCGTGCCCCTCCACGCCGAGGATCGCCACCAGCGGATCACCCGGGAGGACGCGGAGCACTACGAAAATGGTGAGCGAGACACCGAGCAGGGTACCGAGGGCGTACCCTGCCCGGCGAAGCAGGTACTTCCGCACGCGGCCGAGTCCCCCTTAGGAAGACGCCAGCCAGACGTTGTCCCAGCGGACCACGTCGTAGATGCCGAAGAAGGTGGACGGGTTCTGCCCGCGCACCTTGTTGTAATAGGCGTCGTAGATCTGCTCGTACGCTACCGGGATCAACGGCGGGTCGTCCTCAAGAATCTCTTCCGCCTTGCGTACCAGGGCCTTGCGCCGGTTGTCGTCGAGCTCGCGATCCACCTGGGCAGCGAGATCGTGGAAGGCCGGGTTCGTCCATCGGGAGTAGTTCTGCGGGCCGCCCTTGCCGTACCAGGCGCTGAAGATGTCGGAGGGATCCATGAGGGTGGACACGATGGCGCTGATGGCGAGGTCGAAGTTGCCCGCCTGGGCCTCGTCGAACCACACCGAGGTTTGCACCACGCGCAGGTTCGACTCGATGTTGAGGTGCTCCTTCAGCATGGCTTGGATGGCCACCGCCCAGAGCTTGAAGGTAGGGATGTCGCGCACGCAGAAGTCGAGGTTCTTGAGGCCCTGGCCGTAGCCCGCGGCCTGCATGAGCTTCCGGGCCTCCTGCACGGCGCGCTTGATGTCCTTCTGATAGCCGAGCTTCTTCTCCAGCTCAGCGCGCGGCGTCGACATCTCGTGGAACGGATAGACGAACCCGCCCACCTGCATGGGCGCGGCGTCCTTCACGACCTCGATCAGGGTGGGGCGATCCATGGCGAGATGAATGGCCCGCCGGACCCGCTTGTCGGCCAGCGCCTTGTTCTTCTCCATGTTCATCCAGAAGGCCTGGATGACCGACTGGTTGAAGTTCGCCGCCGTGACGCCCGGCATCTCCTTGGCCTTGCGCCAGGTCACGGGATCGAGCAGACGCGCGTAGTCGACGCGCCCGGAGAGGAACGAGGCACCCAGCTCCGGCGTGAACGGGAGGAAGTGATAGATCTCGAGCTTGTCGACGAGCGGCAGCCCCTTATTCCAGTAGTCGGGGTTGCGCTCCTGGATCCA contains:
- a CDS encoding ABC transporter permease, translating into MRKYLLRRAGYALGTLLGVSLTIFVVLRVLPGDPLVAILGVEGHAQMKPEDRVRIMADLGLSDPLPIQYGHWLVDIGAGRLGKSFFRGDTVADLIAHRGPISAEIGVLALLVSWLVGLPVGILSAFKPNSIPDGLARALSILFIAIPGFWLGMLIVLALLFWFGYKAPFIIVHFWEDPWQNFQMVIGPAVVLGLAQGAYIARMSRSCLLEVISEDFVRTARAKGLREGLVVLRHALPNALLPVITISGVLLGFVLGGSVAVEQAFGVPGLGRALVVAVIERDIIVVQNLVLFYAVIFVAVNVLVDLSYAWLDPRIRFG
- a CDS encoding ABC transporter substrate-binding protein — encoded protein: MANSTRSDRSQQPVSRRAFLRTAGVAGGAAALGPAVLRRRAEAQETPSPVRPDPAAKRGGTLRYAVHNAPAHFDVHQSGTVANIGPQSPMYDTLLRRSPKDGQTIIPDLAWKYDISPDGKKYTFHLRKGVKFHDGADFTADDVKATYDRICRPPKGVVIPRTPLFATVGDIVVLDPHRVEFRLTEARPKPYMLGAFASGWNVIVRKKTLEDNGGNLRQVMNYPGTGPFRHVSRKDKEIWIQERNPDYWNKGLPLVDKLEIYHFLPFTPELGASFLSGRVDYARLLDPVTWRKAKEMPGVTAANFNQSVIQAFWMNMEKNKALADKRVRRAIHLAMDRPTLIEVVKDAAPMQVGGFVYPFHEMSTPRAELEKKLGYQKDIKRAVQEARKLMQAAGYGQGLKNLDFCVRDIPTFKLWAVAIQAMLKEHLNIESNLRVVQTSVWFDEAQAGNFDLAISAIVSTLMDPSDIFSAWYGKGGPQNYSRWTNPAFHDLAAQVDRELDDNRRKALVRKAEEILEDDPPLIPVAYEQIYDAYYNKVRGQNPSTFFGIYDVVRWDNVWLASS